A single genomic interval of Lucilia cuprina isolate Lc7/37 chromosome 2, ASM2204524v1, whole genome shotgun sequence harbors:
- the LOC111679032 gene encoding phosphoglycerate kinase, giving the protein MALNKLSIENLDLAGKRVLMRVDFNVPIKDGKITSNQRIVAALDSVKYAFSKNAKSVVLMSHLGRPDGNKNAKYTLAPVAEELKKLLGKDVTFLNDCVGAEVEEKCKNPPEGSVILLENLRFYVEEEGKGVDASGAKVKADPAKVKAFRESLAKLGDVYVNDAFGTAHRAHSSMMGEGFEKRAAGLLLNKELKYFSQALDNPPNPFLAILGGAKVADKIQLIENLLDKVNEMIIGGGMAFTFLKVLNNMKIGSSLFDEEGSKIVQNLVEKAKKNNVQLHLPVDFVCGDKFAEDAAVSEATIESGIPDGHMGLDVGPKTREAFAAPIARAKLIVWNGPPGVFEFANFANGTKSIMDGVVAATKNGCVSIIGGGDTASCCAKWNTESLVSHVSTGGGASLELLEGKTLPGVAALSNA; this is encoded by the exons atggctttaaacaaattaagtatTGAAAACTTGGATTTGGCAGGCAAGCGGGTGTTGATGAG AGTTGACTTCAACGTACCCATTAAGGATGGAAAAATCACCAGCAATCAACGTATTGTGGCTGCTTTGGACAGTGTTAAATATGCTTTTTCCAAAAATGCCAAATCTGTTGTCTTAATGTCCCACTTGGGTCGTCCCGATGGCAATAAGAATGCCAAATATACTTTGGCCCCTGTTGCCGAAGAATTGAAGAAGTTGCTTGGTAAGGACGTTACATTCCTAAACGATTGCGTTGGTGCTGAAGTTgaagaaaaatgcaaaaatccCCCTGAAGGAAGTGTCATATTGTTGGAAAACTTGCGTTTTTACGTAGAGGAAGAAGGCAAGGGTGTTGACGCTAGCGGCGCTAAGGTTAAAGCTGACCCTGCTAAAGTCAAGGCTTTCCGTGAAAGCTTGGCTAAGTTGGGTGATGTTTATGTCAACGATGCTTTTGGTACTGCTCATCGTGCCCACAGCTCCATGATGGGTGAAGGCTTTGAAAAGCGTGCCGCCGGTTTGTTGCTCAACAAGGAACTTAAATATTTCTCACAGGCTTTGGATAACCCACCAAACCCCTTCTTGGCTATTTTGGGCGGTGCTAAAGTAGCTGATAAGATCCAATTGATTGAAAATCTTTTGGACAAGGTCAACGAAATGATCATTGGTGGTGGTATGGCCTTCACCTTCTTGAAGGTATTGAACAATATGAAGATTGGCTCCTCTTTGTTCGATGAAGAAGGTTCCAAGATTGTCCAAAATTTAGTTGAGAAGGCCAAGAAGAACAATGTTCAACTTCATTTGCCAGTTGACTTTGTTTGCGGTGACAAATTCGCCGAGGATGCTGCTGTTAGTGAAGCTACCATTGAAAGTGGCATTCCTGATGGTCATATGGGTTTGGATGTAGGTCCCAAAACTAGAGAAGCTTTTGCTGCTCCAATTGCTCGTGCCAAACTTATCGTTTGGAACGGTCCCCCCGGTGTCTTTGAATTCGCCAACTTCGCCAACGGCACCAAATCCATTATGGACGGCGTAGTAGCTGCCACTAAAAATGGCTGTGTTTCAATTATTGGAGGCGGTGATACCGCCTCATGCTGTGCTAAATGGAATACCGAATCTTTGGTATCCCACGTCTCCACTGGTGGCGGCGCTTCCTTGGAATTATTGGAAGGCAAAACCTTGCCCGGTGTTGCCGCTTTGAGCAATGCCTAA
- the LOC111679031 gene encoding pre-mRNA-splicing factor CWC25 homolog, whose amino-acid sequence MGGGDLNLKKSWHPHTMKNQERVWKAEQAKTQEEKKLNDLRREIEEEKNREELKRIGRESGVLGGSHEGDKKLDWMYKSSTELINREEYLLGRKIDKSFEILQAEEKEKEQQNLVGVKQPLNHVEHECVPFSIRAYKNLQNSEQVDLQRKVMEDPLMLIKQREMESRRKILENPVKLKELHRILKTDEKLKKESKKSKKSKKSKKHKKRSKSSSSSSGSDSDSDLDSILAKKLKGGLLDKDEASSMGLNINKLLDSKFEKISQELDKAAGKGKKISKKNKYRSDDSDSGEEQNRTKRRSRSASKNRKAFHSDRRSRSASRDRVRRHNKYENRGRSRSPVNRNYSERRQDRRSRSISRSGDKYNYNAVKKSNYTHDRKRSRSLSRHKTSIRFANRSRSRSRDRNVRNRRVSRSPSRSRECRNSNKRRSRSRSASNARLQSKRNSRSPSASKKGSQTQETSRSAAQRSGKLTEEEKQAKLREMMSNAAWREEERTEVVRKHREEYAREEERHTAREFDKDFLNKEVKKAMANQTSVGSRLRANLNNIQRTSAAMNSNFARK is encoded by the exons atgggaGGGGGAGATTtg aatttaaagaaatcatGGCACCCACATACGATGAAAAACCAAGAAAGGGTATGGAAAGCGGAACAAGCCAAGACTCAGGAAGAGAAGAAACTTAACGATTTACGTAGAGAAATCGAAGAGGAAAAAAATCGTGAGGAACTAAAACGTATCGGAAGAGAAAGTGGTGTTCTAGGAGGCAGCCATGAAGGTGATAAAAAACTGGACTGGATGTATAAAA GCTCAACAGAGTTAATAAATCGTGAAGAGTATTTGTTGGGACGCAAAATTGACAAGTCCTTCGAAATTCTACAGGCGGAGGAAAAGGAAAAAGAGCAACAAAATCTTGTTGGAGTTAAGCAGCCATTGAACCACGTTGAACACGAATGTGTGCCATTTTCTATAAGAGCGtataaaaatctacaaaattctGAACAAGTAGATCTACAACGTAAAGTTATGGAAGATCCGTTGATGTTGATTAAGCAACGAGAAATGGAATCACGCAGAAAAATTCTAGAAAATCCCGTCAAATTGAAGGAATTACATCGTATTTTGAAAACGGATGAAAAACTAAAGAAGGAAtcgaaaaaatccaaaaagagtaaaaaatctaaaaagcaTAAGAAAAGAAGCAAGTCTTCATCGTCATCTTCTGGTAGTGACTCTGACTCAGATCTGGATAGTATATTGGCTAAGAAACTCAAAGGTGGTCTGTTGGATAAAGACGAGGCATCCAGTATGggcttaaatataaataaattattagattcaaaatttgaaaagatCTCACAAGAACTGGATAAAGCGGCGGGAAAgggtaaaaaaatttcgaagaaAAATAAGTACCGAAGTGATGATTCAGATTCAGGCGAAGAACAGAATCGCACTAAAAGACGTTCCAGATCAGCATCTAAAAACAGAAAAGCTTTTCACAGCGATAGAAGATCTAGATCAGCTTCAAGAGATCGAGTAAGAAgacataataaatatgaaaatagagGGAGATCTAGATCTCCAGTTAACAGGAATTATTCGGAAAGAAGGCAAGATCGTAGATCCAGATCTATTTCAAGATCAGGAGATAAATACAATTACAATGCAGTTAAAAAGTCTAATTATACACATGATCGTAAAAGATCAAGATCACTTTCTAGACACAAAACAAGCATTAGATTTGCAAATCGCTCACGTTCTCGTTCTAGAGATCGCAATGTAAGAAATCGCAGAGTATCAAGATCACCATCTAGATCGAGAGAATGTCGAAATTCAAATAAACGTAGATCCAGATCACGCTCAGCTTCTAATGCACGTCTGCAAAGTAAACGTAATTCAAGATCACCTTCAGCGTCTAAGAAAGGTTCGCAAACACAAGAAACTAGTAGATCCGCTGCCCAACGTTCTGGTAAACTGACGGAGGAAGAGAAGCAAGCTAAATTACGGGAAATGATGTCAAATGCAGCATGGCGTGAAGAGGAGCGTACAGAGGTGGTACGCAAACATCGTGAAGAATATGCTCGCGAGGAGGAACGCCACACAGCAAGAGAATTCGATAAGGATTTTCTCAATAAGGAAGTTAAAAAGGCTATGGCCAACCAAACTTCAGTGGGTTCACGTCTACgcgcaaatttaaataatattcaaagAACTTCAGCAGCAATGAATTCAAATTTTGCCAGAAAATAa